The following coding sequences are from one Shewanella eurypsychrophilus window:
- a CDS encoding transporter substrate-binding domain-containing protein yields the protein MELYSEVAKRINCSLQVVRKPKNRILRGLQSGEIDFYPGFVFNEERTKYVFFIRNGLPSKPVGLSRIELPEVNSYYDLKGKTLQLS from the coding sequence TTGGAGCTTTACTCAGAAGTTGCAAAGAGAATTAATTGCAGTTTACAGGTGGTCAGAAAACCAAAAAACCGTATTCTTCGTGGCTTACAGTCAGGGGAGATCGATTTTTATCCTGGTTTTGTGTTTAATGAGGAGCGGACAAAGTATGTGTTTTTTATTAGAAATGGCCTGCCATCAAAGCCAGTAGGACTTAGCCGTATTGAGCTGCCAGAGGTCAACAGCTACTATGATCTTAAAGGTAAAACGTT